In Numenius arquata unplaced genomic scaffold, bNumArq3.hap1.1 HAP1_SCAFFOLD_1545, whole genome shotgun sequence, a single window of DNA contains:
- the CDK4 gene encoding cyclin-dependent kinase 4, producing the protein MAQYEPVAEIGVGAYGTVYKARDRASGRFVALKNVRVTGTENGLPLSAVREVALLKRLEHFDHPNIVRLMDVCATARTERETKVTLVFEHVDQDLKTFLDKAPPPGLPHDTIKDLMRQFLRGLDFLHSNCIVHRDLKPENILVTSNGQVKLADFGLARIYSCQMALTPVVVTLWYRAPEVLLQATYATPVDLWSVGCIFAEMFRRKPLFCGNSEADQLGKIFGVIGLPAEEEWPLDVALPRCAFPPRPPQPPQGFVPEMEPLGTQLLLEMLTFDPHKRISAHQALRHLYLRDRGGGRG; encoded by the exons atggcgCAGTACGAGCCGGTGGCGGAGATCGGGGTGGGGGCCTACGGGACGGTGTACAAGGCGCGGGACCGGGCCAGCGGCCGCTTCGTGGCCCTGAAGAACGTGCGGGTGACGGGGACGGAGAACGGGCTCCCCCTCAGCGCCGTCCGCGAGGTCGCCCTCCTCAAGCGCCTGGAGCACTTCGACCACCCCAACATCGTGCG gctgATGGACGTCTGTGCCACCGCCCGCACCGAGCGCGAGACCAAGGTGACCTTGGTCTTCGAGCACGTTGACCAGGACCTCAAGACCTTCTTGGACAAGGCGCCCCCCCCGGGGTTGCCCCACGACACCATcaag GACCTGATGAGGCAGTTCCTGCGGGGGCTGGACTTTCTCCACTCCAACTGCATCGTCCACCGGGATCTGAAGCCCGAGAACATCCTGGTGACCAGTAACGGCCAGGTCAAACTGGCCGACTTCGGCCTGGCCCGCATCTACAGCTGCCAGATGGCCCTCACCCCTGTG gtggTGACGCTGTGGTACCGCGCCCCCgaggtgctgctccaggccacctACGCCACCCCCGTGGACCTGTGGAGCGTGGGCTGCATCTTCGCCGAGATGTTCCGCAGGAA gccactTTTCTGCGGGAACTCTGAGGCCGATCAATTGGGCAAGATTTTTGGAg TGATCGGGCTCCCAGCCGAGGAGGAGTGGCCGCTGGACGTGGCCCTCCCCCGCtgcgccttccccccccgccccccccagcccccccagggcttcGTCCCCGAGATGGAGCCTCTGGGGACACAACTGCTGCTG gagaTGTTGACCTTTGACCCTCACAAGCGGATCTCGGCGCACCAGGCCCTGCGGCACCTCTACCTGCGCGACCGGGGGGGGGGCCGAGGG
- the CYP27B1 gene encoding 25-hydroxyvitamin D-1 alpha hydroxylase, mitochondrial, producing the protein RGGPRSLAEMPGPSPPAFLYDLLCRGGLRRLHELQVEGRARYGPVWKASFGPILTVHVAEAGLIEQVLRQEGDFPVRSHLSSWKDHRLCRGHACGLLTAEGEEWQRLRRLLGRLLLRPVATEGYAGPVAAVVGDLLRRLQRQRDRHPQHLVPDVAAEFYKFGLEGISSVLFSSRLGCLEQEVPRDTETFIRAINTMFVLTLLTMAMPKPLHRLFPKPWRTFCEAWDYMFAFAKGHIDRRVAEVAQQGQPGEKTCLTDHLAQEKVPMKVIYGNVTELLLAGVDTISSTLSWSLYELARHPGVQEALHRDLVAALGNGGGSSVTALGRVPLLRAVVKETLRLYPVIPANARVIPDRDIRVGDYLVPRKTLITLCHYAASRDGRLFPAPDAFLPERWLSPDVTRHPFASLPFGVGKRSCVGRRLAELEVHLALAQILLRFQVRPEPGGGLVRPMTRTLLVPEATINLQFLSR; encoded by the exons GTGGAGGGCCGTGCCCGGTACGGGCCGGTGTGGAAGGCGAGCTTCGGGCCCATCCTGACGGTGCACGTGGCGGAGGCCGGGCTGATCGAGCAAGTGCTGCGCCAGGAGGGCGACTTCCCCGTCCGCTCCCACCTCTCCTCCTGGAAGGACCACCGGCTCTGCCGCGGGCACGCCTGCGGGCTGCTCACCGC GGAGGGCGAGGAGTGGCAGCGGCTGCGGCGGCTCctggggcggctgctgctgcggccGGTGGCCACCGAGGGCTACGCGGGGCCAGTGGCCGCAGTGGTGGGCGACCTCCTGCGGCGGCTGCAGCGACAGCGCGACCGCCACCCCCAGCACCTCGTCCCCGACGTCGCCGCCGAGTTCTACAAGTTCGGCCTGGAAg GCATCTCCTCCGTCCTCTTCTCCTCCCGCCTGggctgcctggagcaggaggtgccGAGGGACACGGAGACCTTCATCCGTGCCATCAACACCATGTTCGTGCTGACGCTGCTCACCATGGCCATGCCCAAGCCCCTCCACCGCCTCTTCCCCAAGCCCTGGAGGACCTTCTGCGAGGCCTGGGACTACATGTTCGCCTTCG CCAAGGGTCACATTGACCGGCGCGTGGCCGAGGTGGCCCAACAGGGACAACCCGGGGAGAAGACATGTCTCACCGACCATCTGGCCCAGGAGAAGGTCCCCATGAAGGTCATCTACGGCAACGTCACTGaactgctgctggctggggtggaCACG ATCTCCAGCACCCTCTCGTGGAGCCTCTACGAGCTGGCCCGGCACCCCGGGGTGCAGGAGGCCCTGCACAGGGACCTGGTGGCCGCCCTGGGCAACGGAGGTGGCTCTTCAGTCACCGCGCTGGGAAGGGTCCCCCTGCTGAGGGCCGTGGTGAAGGAGACCCTGAG GCTCTACCCCGTCATCCCCGCCAACGCCCGCGTCATCCCTGACCGCGACATCCGCGTGGGCGACTACCTGGTGCCGCGCAAG acCCTCATCACCCTCTGTCACTACGCCGCCTCCCGCGATGGCCGCCTCTTCCCGGCCCCCGACGCCTTCCTCCCGGAGCGCTGGTTGTCCCCCGATGTCACCCGTCACCCCTTCGCCTCCCTCCCCTTCGGGGTGGGCAAGCGCAGCTGCGTGGGACGTCGCCTGGCCGAGCTGGAGGTCCACCTGGCGCTGGCACAG ATCCTGCTGCGCTTCCAGGTGCGTCCGGAACCCGGTGGTGGCCTCGTCCGTCCCATGACCCGCACCCTGCTGGTCCCCGAGGCCACCATCAACCTCCAGTTCCTCAGCCGGTGA